A single Symbiobacterium thermophilum IAM 14863 DNA region contains:
- a CDS encoding 2-oxoacid:acceptor oxidoreductase family protein — protein sequence MYTHEILIAGFGGQGVLTAGQLLAYAGNLEGQHVSWVPAYGPEQRGGTANCSVVISDQPVACPMVSEPTACIVLNQPSLEKFTPAVQPGGTLVVNTSLCTGRATRTDITVVPVPATDLAVELGNVRFANMIALGALLAVVPVVKVESILEVLPKVMGEDKARYIPINREALSRGMEEARRVLAGC from the coding sequence GTGTACACGCATGAGATTCTGATCGCCGGATTCGGTGGCCAGGGCGTGCTCACCGCCGGGCAGTTGCTCGCCTACGCAGGGAACCTGGAGGGACAGCACGTCTCGTGGGTGCCCGCCTACGGACCGGAGCAGCGCGGCGGCACGGCCAACTGCTCGGTGGTGATCTCCGACCAGCCGGTGGCCTGCCCGATGGTATCGGAACCGACCGCCTGCATCGTCCTGAATCAGCCGTCGCTGGAGAAGTTCACGCCGGCGGTGCAGCCGGGGGGCACGCTGGTGGTCAACACCTCCCTCTGCACGGGGCGGGCGACGCGGACGGACATCACCGTTGTGCCGGTGCCCGCCACGGACCTGGCGGTGGAGCTGGGCAACGTGCGTTTTGCCAACATGATCGCCCTGGGCGCGCTGCTGGCGGTGGTGCCCGTCGTGAAGGTCGAGTCGATCCTGGAGGTCCTGCCCAAGGTTATGGGCGAGGACAAGGCGCGGTACATCCCCATCAACCGCGAGGCGCTGTCCAGGGGGATGGAGGAGGCGCGCCGGGTGCTGGCCGGTTGCTGA
- the spo0A gene encoding sporulation transcription factor Spo0A — translation MVEGRTTVLIANDNHEERQRLMDKFDGMSEFTVVGEARHGLEAVELVRTLRPDLLILDDVLPHLDGLGVLAELGPEGRPHVLLLLSCASDLLVQHYYEKGASYCLLRPVQPDLVAERALLVCGHPAASQTSSAGRTVPSPRTIAELLRRSGVPAHLQGYRFLKDAVQYVLSTNKTTCGMTKELYPHIARLHGTQPNRVERSIRHAIEVAWGRADINDLQRLFGSTVHHVRGKPTNAEFVAMLADHLRGAVGS, via the coding sequence ATGGTGGAAGGCCGGACCACCGTCCTGATCGCCAACGACAACCACGAGGAACGCCAGCGCCTCATGGACAAGTTCGACGGCATGTCCGAGTTCACCGTGGTGGGCGAGGCGCGCCACGGCCTGGAGGCGGTGGAACTGGTGCGGACCCTGCGCCCGGACCTGCTGATCCTGGACGACGTCCTGCCGCACCTGGACGGCTTGGGCGTACTGGCGGAGCTGGGCCCGGAGGGGCGCCCCCACGTCCTGCTGCTCCTCTCCTGCGCATCAGACCTGCTGGTGCAGCACTACTACGAGAAAGGGGCCAGCTACTGCCTCCTCCGCCCCGTCCAGCCGGATCTGGTCGCGGAGCGCGCACTGCTCGTCTGCGGCCATCCGGCCGCGTCGCAGACCTCATCCGCGGGGCGCACGGTGCCCAGCCCACGCACCATCGCCGAGCTCCTGCGGCGCAGCGGCGTACCGGCCCACCTGCAGGGGTATCGCTTCCTCAAGGACGCCGTCCAGTACGTCCTCAGCACCAACAAGACGACCTGCGGGATGACCAAGGAACTCTACCCGCATATCGCCCGACTGCACGGCACCCAGCCCAACCGGGTGGAACGCTCCATCCGCCACGCGATCGAGGTCGCCTGGGGGCGGGCCGACATCAACGACCTGCAGCGGCTCTTCGGCTCGACGGTGCACCACGTGCGGGGCAAGCCGACCAACGCCGAGTTCGTGGCCATGCTGGCCGATCACCTGCGGGGAGCGGTGGGCTCCTGA
- a CDS encoding uracil-xanthine permease family protein produces the protein MAGSTGTLSPTKRFVLGLQHVAAMFGATVLVPIQTGLNPSVALLTAGLGTLLFHLVTKGRVPVFLGSSFAFIAAIQLVGQTEGLEYAAGGIVAAGLVYLVLSGLIYLFGVDRIRSFFPPIVAGPMIMVIGLTLAPVAVDMASSHWLVALITLLTVVLVSVYARGFLKLLPIICGLLVGFAASAAFGLVDWAAVAQASWVAVPPVTAPKFSLSAILAIAPLALVTMVEHIGDITTNGAVIGKDLIRDPGLHRTLMGDGLATALAGLLGGPANTTYSENTGVLAVTRVYDPGILRIAAVVAIALSFVGKLGALLQAIPTPVMGGISIVLFGMITSIGIRQVVDARVDLTNGRNLVIAAVVLVLGIGGAALPLPGGLQLGGMALAALVGVVLNKLLPEQVVRETEPALTGGDD, from the coding sequence ATGGCGGGTTCGACGGGAACGCTCTCTCCGACTAAGCGGTTTGTGCTGGGCCTGCAGCACGTGGCGGCGATGTTCGGGGCCACGGTGCTGGTGCCCATCCAGACGGGGCTCAACCCCAGCGTGGCCCTGCTGACCGCGGGCCTCGGCACCTTGCTGTTCCACCTGGTGACGAAGGGCAGGGTGCCCGTGTTCCTGGGCTCCAGCTTCGCCTTCATCGCCGCCATCCAGCTGGTCGGGCAGACGGAGGGGTTGGAGTACGCCGCCGGTGGCATCGTGGCGGCGGGCCTCGTCTACCTGGTTCTGTCGGGACTCATCTACCTGTTCGGCGTCGACCGGATCCGCAGCTTCTTCCCGCCCATCGTCGCCGGACCGATGATCATGGTCATCGGCCTGACGCTGGCGCCCGTGGCCGTGGACATGGCCTCCTCCCACTGGCTCGTGGCCCTTATCACGCTCCTGACGGTGGTGCTGGTGTCGGTCTACGCCCGGGGCTTCCTGAAGCTGCTGCCGATCATCTGTGGCCTTCTGGTGGGGTTCGCCGCCTCGGCGGCGTTCGGGCTGGTGGACTGGGCGGCCGTGGCCCAGGCCTCCTGGGTAGCCGTCCCGCCGGTGACGGCGCCCAAGTTCAGCCTCTCGGCCATTCTGGCGATCGCCCCCCTGGCTCTGGTGACGATGGTGGAACACATCGGCGACATCACCACCAACGGTGCGGTGATCGGCAAGGATCTGATCCGTGATCCCGGCCTGCACCGGACCCTGATGGGCGACGGCCTGGCCACCGCCCTCGCCGGCCTGCTGGGCGGCCCGGCCAACACCACGTACTCGGAGAACACGGGCGTCCTGGCCGTCACCCGTGTTTACGATCCCGGTATCCTCCGCATCGCGGCCGTTGTCGCCATCGCCCTGTCGTTCGTGGGCAAGCTGGGCGCCCTGCTGCAGGCGATCCCGACGCCGGTGATGGGCGGTATCTCCATCGTCCTGTTCGGCATGATCACCTCCATCGGCATCCGGCAGGTGGTGGACGCCCGGGTGGACCTTACCAACGGGCGCAACCTGGTCATCGCCGCAGTGGTGCTGGTTTTGGGGATCGGCGGCGCCGCGCTGCCGCTTCCCGGCGGGCTGCAGTTGGGCGGCATGGCCCTGGCCGCCCTGGTCGGCGTGGTGCTGAACAAGCTCCTGCCGGAGCAGGTGGTGCGGGAGACCGAGCCGGCCCTGACCGGCGGCGACGACTAG
- a CDS encoding NADH-quinone oxidoreductase subunit I, which produces MIDLERLLKLMDPDPIRVDAQACLAARHRHSSCRRCAEACPTSALRVEGGRVWADPAVCDRCGICAGVCPTAAVSVRGIDDEAVLSAAAVRCEKAAGDGLRLPCLGYLSVDHLLAMALRHGRVELAAGDCESCFRKVGGELAREAVALARAALAALGSDHAIRLTTEGGAEAATPSLTRRELLSLWRTESAQAARQLLPEPELNHARLPARLPRRRARWLRRLDPDATRAGEMPAGPWKARRATDACTGCGICAAFCPTGSLAAEGAEAGWTLTHQPAACVACGTCVDLCPARAMGEAPLAVEDLARGERRALIQLVECRCRHCRRTFRGRPGETQCPGCRNILGGRV; this is translated from the coding sequence TTGATCGATCTCGAACGGCTGCTGAAACTGATGGATCCGGATCCCATCCGGGTTGACGCGCAGGCCTGCCTGGCGGCGCGGCACCGGCACTCCAGCTGCCGACGCTGTGCGGAGGCGTGCCCGACCTCTGCGCTGCGGGTCGAGGGCGGGAGGGTGTGGGCGGACCCCGCCGTCTGCGATCGCTGCGGCATCTGCGCCGGCGTCTGCCCCACGGCGGCCGTCTCCGTCAGGGGCATCGACGACGAGGCGGTTCTCTCCGCGGCGGCCGTGCGATGCGAGAAGGCCGCCGGCGACGGTCTTCGCCTGCCCTGCCTGGGCTACTTGTCGGTGGACCACCTGCTCGCGATGGCCCTCCGCCATGGCCGGGTGGAGCTCGCCGCCGGCGACTGCGAGTCCTGCTTCCGCAAGGTTGGCGGGGAGCTGGCCCGGGAGGCGGTGGCGCTGGCGCGGGCGGCGCTGGCCGCACTGGGGTCGGATCACGCGATTCGTCTGACGACAGAGGGCGGCGCCGAAGCGGCCACGCCGAGCCTGACCCGGCGGGAGCTGCTGAGCCTCTGGCGCACCGAGTCGGCCCAGGCGGCCCGCCAGCTGCTCCCCGAACCGGAGCTCAACCACGCGCGTCTGCCCGCCCGGCTGCCCCGGCGGCGCGCCCGCTGGCTGCGGCGGCTCGACCCGGACGCGACCCGGGCCGGGGAGATGCCCGCAGGACCGTGGAAGGCCCGCCGCGCGACGGACGCATGTACCGGCTGCGGCATCTGCGCCGCGTTCTGCCCGACCGGCAGCCTGGCCGCGGAAGGGGCGGAAGCCGGGTGGACGCTCACCCACCAGCCGGCCGCGTGCGTGGCCTGCGGCACCTGTGTGGATCTCTGCCCGGCACGGGCGATGGGGGAGGCGCCCCTCGCGGTCGAGGACCTGGCCCGCGGGGAGCGGCGTGCGCTCATCCAGCTGGTCGAGTGCCGCTGCCGCCACTGCCGTCGAACCTTCCGGGGCCGCCCCGGGGAGACGCAGTGCCCGGGTTGCAGGAATATACTGGGAGGCCGCGTGTAA